Proteins encoded by one window of Vanacampus margaritifer isolate UIUO_Vmar chromosome 17, RoL_Vmar_1.0, whole genome shotgun sequence:
- the rpz2 gene encoding rapunzel 2: MAESFQVKKTAITVLTYVEKVSSFASSIDPIFGIVSSLVGVARKGLMDEEGHELDQDFQAIHTKLESISEKNRQCLTQIRIDEVNETFGKYEEYIKHQYAAFNAMVAQMKKDPNNTPCYMKNFEQIYERDKMDTGLDVYYRGVMGSGLLFGRPLLRVYLENCDGDAEIMESHCSHVAHLFHMGLIALMAYTVVTEDDEEEVREKWAVRVHDIQGKMQEVLSLCKDREPDSASGEKSPAS, translated from the coding sequence ATGGCGGAGAGTTTCCAGGTAAAGAAAACGGCAATCACTGTGCTGACCTACGTGGAGAAGGTTTCCTCTTTCGCCTCGTCCATCGACCCCATCTTCGGCATCGTCTCCTCCTTGGTGGGTGTGGCTCGCAAGGGTCTCATGGACGAGGAGGGCCACGAGCTGGACCAGGACTTCCAGGCCATCCACACCAAGCTGGAGAGCATCTCCGAGAAGAACCGGCAGTGTCTGACGCAGATCCGGATAGACGAGGTGAACGAGACCTTCGGCAAGTACGAGGAGTACATCAAGCATCAGTACGCCGCCTTTAACGCCATGGTGGCGCAGATGAAGAAGGACCCGAACAACACGCCGTGCTACATGAAGAACTTTGAGCAGATCTACGAACGGGACAAAATGGACACTGGCCTGGACGTGTATTACCGCGGCGTGATGGGCTCCGGCTTGCTCTTCGGCAGGCCGCTGCTGAGGGTCTACCTGGAGAACTGCGATGGCGACGCGGAGATCATGGAGAGCCATTGCTCACATGTGGCCCACCTCTTCCACATGGGCCTCATCGCCCTCATGGCCTATACTGTGGTCACAGAGGACGACGAGGAGGAGGTGCGCGAAAAGTGGGCCGTCAGGGTGCACGACATTCAGGGGAAGATGCAGGAGGTGCTCAGTCTCTGCAAAGACCGGGAACCCGACTCTGCTTCCGGTGAGAAGAGTCCTGCTTCCTGA
- the krit1 gene encoding krev interaction trapped protein 1 has protein sequence MGNEDSLEDVFVAVLRPKNQVSLSSKEYRAKAYEILLSEVPLEGKEKKRKKVLPTTRIQAAGDKSKSILDYVADTIKPLSNNQSFIGKRVVHMKKFPLGGENAVQEASLFVVPVGVKDNSKPLHNSGGPSFWCLQDIMKVCSETSIHFCPVTAKMLLALDKWLAEQHAVPHAIPALFRPAPVERVKTNVSNPAYGGEGRASDEGLHMGYTALEIKSKMMSLEKADMCILNPLYGSDLQYTNRVDKVIINPYFGLGAPDYSKIQIPTRETWQHAANCTPEDKDRQWVDDFPLHRSACEGDTELLTKLLDSGFSVKQLDSDHWAPIHYACWHGKVEATKLLLEKGKCNPNLLNGQLSSPLHFAARGGHGDIVQVLLQHPEIDRHIEDQQKRSPLQVCEENKQNEWEEIVKLLKQASSKPYEKVRIYRMDGSYRSVELKHGNNTTVQQIMEGMRLSQETQQYFTIWICSENLHLQLKPYHKPVQHLRIWTEIVTDLTVLDPQRETPQLFLRRDVRLPLEIEKKVEDPLAILILFDEARHCLLKGFFPAPDSKLITLASFLLQIIYGNYESKKHKQGFLNEENLKSIVPILKVKSKAYHWTHRILHEYKALSTSEGVSKEMHHLQRLFLQNCWDIPTYGAAFFTGQVYTKASASNHKVIRVYVGVNTKGLHLMNMETKVLLISLEYGTFMWQLGHADQYFQVHSGENKVNFVVHTKQAGLIVKLLMKLSGQMIPNDKGATEKYTYG, from the exons ATGGGTAACGAGGACAGCCTGGAGGACGTGTTTGTCGCTGTCCTCCGGCCCAAGAACCAAGTCAGCCTCAGCTCCAAGGAGTACAGAGCCAAAGCCTATGAG ATCCTCCTGAGTGAAGTGCCCTTGGAAGGGAAggagaagaaaaggaagaaagtCCTCCCGACAACCAGGATCCAAGCGGCAGGAGACAAATCCAAATCCATCTTGGACTATGTTGCAGACACCATCAAACCCTTGTCCAACAACCAAAGCTTCATCG GTAAACGTGTGGTTCACATGAAGAAATTCCCCCTGGGTGGGGAGAACGCCGTCCAAGAGGCGTCGCTGTTTGTGGTGCCAGTTGGCGTCAAAG ACAACAGCAAACCGCTCCACAACTCGGGCGGCCCAAGCTTCTGGTGCCTACAGGACATCATGAAGGTCTGCAGCGAGACCAGCATCCACTTCTGCCCTGTTACTGCCAAGATGCTCCTTGCCTTGGACAA GTGGCTAGCGGAGCAGCACGCGGTGCCTCACGCCATCCCAGCCCTGTTCCGGCCAGCGCCCGTGGAGAGGGTGAAGACCAACGTCAGCAACCCGGCGTACGGCGGCGAGGGCCGAGCGAGCGACGAGGGCCTCCACATGGGCTACACGGCGCTCGAAATTAAGAGCAAGATGATGTCGCTGGAGAAGGCGGACATGTGCATCCTAAACCCGCTCTATGGCTCCGATCTGCAGTACACCAACCGG GTGGATAAAGTTATCATCAACCCATATTTTGGGCTCGGAGCACCCGACTACTCCAAAATCCAGATCCCGACAAGGGAGACGTGGCAGCACGCCGCCAACTGCACACCTGAGGACAA GGATCGTCAGTGGGTGGACGACTTCCCGCTCCACCGCAGTGCCTGTGAGGGAGACACGGAGCTGCTCACCAAGCTCCTGGACAGCGGCTTTTCGGTCAAGCAGCTGGACAGCGACCACTGGGCTCCCATCCACTACGCATGCTG GCACGGCAAAGTAGAGGCGACCAAGCTTCTGTTGGAAAAAGGTAAATGTAACCCGAACCTGCTGAACGGGCAGCTCAGCTCACCTCTGCACTTCGCCGCAAGAGGCGGCCACGGTGACATCGTCCAAGTCTTACTGCAGCACCCCGAGATTGACCGG CACATAGAAGACCAGCAGAAGCGATCACCACTGCAAGTGTGTGAGGAGAACAAGCAGAACGAATGGGAGGAGATCGTGAAGCTTCTTAAACAAGCCAGCAGCAAACCG TACGAGAAGGTGCGCATCTACCGCATGGACGGCTCGTACCGTTCCGTGGAGCTGAAGCACGGCAACAACACCACCGTGCAGCAGATCATGGAGGGCATGCGTCTGTCTCAAGAGACCCAGCAGTACTTCACCATTTGGATATGCTCCGAAAACCTCC ACTTACAGCTGAAGCCGTATCACAAGCCCGTGCAGCACCTGCGCATCTGGACGGAGATCGTGACGGACCTGACTGTGCTGGACCCGCAAAGGGAGACGCCTCAGCTCTTCCTCCGCAGGGACGTCCGCTTGCCCCTAGAGATTGAGAAAAAG GTGGAGGATCCGCTGGCCATCCTCATCCTGTTTGACGAGGCCCGCCACTGCCTGCTGAAGGGCTTCTTTCCGGCTCCCGACAGCAAGCTGATCACGCTGGCCAGCTTCCTGCTGCAGATCATCTACGGGAACTATGAAAGCAAGAAGCACAAGCAAGGCTTCCTCAA TGAGGAAAATCTCAAGTCCATTGTGCCGATATTGAAAGTGAAAAGCAAAGCGTACCACTGGACCCACAGGATACTTCATGAATATAAA GCGCTGAGCACCAGCGAAGGCGTGAGCAAGGAGATGCACCACCTGCAGCGGCTCTTCCTGCAGAACTGCTGGGACATCCCCACCTACGGCGCCGCCTTCTTCACGGGCCAGGTGTACACCAAGGCCAGCGCCAGCAACCACAAGGTCATTCGCGTCTACGTGGGCGTCAACACCAAGGGACTGCACCTCATGAACATGGAGACCAAG GTGCTTCTCATCAGCTTGGAGTACGGCACGTTCATGTGGCAGCTCGGACACGCCGACCAGTACTTCCAAGTGCACAGCGGAGAGAACAAAGTGAACTTCGTCGTGCACACCAAGCAG GCCGGCCTCATTGTGAAACTTTTAATGAAGCTCAGCGGACAGATGATACCCAACGACAAAGGCGCCACAGAGAAATACACTTACGGCTGA
- the cyp51 gene encoding lanosterol 14-alpha demethylase — MSMHLYQMSTKLLEDTVSKMNDNLTSLVLAVSVVTLTLGYFYSKILPRQTSDKNVKYPPYIPSSVPFLGHAVAFGKSPIDFLENAYEKYGPVFSFTMVGKTFTYLLGSDAATLLFNSKNEDLNAEDVYSRLTTPVFGKGVAYDVPNQIFLEQKKMLKTGLNIAHFREHVKIIEAETIDYFQRWGDSGQRNLFEALSELIILTASSCLHGKEIRGLLNEHVAQLYADLDGGFSHAAWLLPGWLPLPSFRKRDKAHREIKNIFYKVIQKRRSSEEKVDDILQTLMDATYKDGRPLSDDEVSGMLIGLLLAGQHTSSTTSAWLGFFLARDKATQELCYAEQRAVCGDHLPPLHLDQLKDLSLLERCLKETLRLRPPIMTMMRMARSSQTTSGFTIPAGHQVCVSPTVNHRLQDTWRERTRFDPDRYLHDNPAAGEKFAYVPFGAGRHRCIGENFAYVQIKTIWSTMLRLYDFDLVDGYFPTINYTTMIHTPHNPIIAYKRRKH, encoded by the exons ATGTCGATGCATTTGTACCAAATGAGCACTAAACTGCTCGAAGACACTGTGAGCAAAATGAACGACAACCTAACTTCCTTGGTCCTGGCTGTTTCTGTCGTCACGCTCACTTTAGGAtatttttacagcaaaatactTCCCAGACAGACTTCTGACAAGAATGTG AAATATCCACCTTACATCCCTTCCAGTGTCCCCTTCCTGGGACATGCTGTTGCATTTGGCAAAAGTCCCATAGACTTTTTGGAAAACGCCTACGAAAAA TACGGACCGGTGTTCAGCTTCACCATGGTGGGCAAAACATTCACGTACCTTCTGGGAAGCGACGCCGCCACGCTGCTCTTCAACAGCAAGAACGAGGACCTGAACGCCGAGGACGTCTACTCCAGACTAACCACGCCAGTCTTCGGCAAAGGAGTCGCTTACGATGTCCCCAACCAG ATCTTTCTGGAACAAAAGAAGATGCTGAAGACGGGTCTGAACATCGCTCACTTTAGAGAACACGTCAAGATAATTGAGGCAGAGACCATCGACTATTTTCAGCGATGGGGAGACAGCGGCCAGAGAA ACCTGTTCGAGGCGTTGTCCGAGCTTATTATCCTGACGGCCAGCAGCTGCCTGCACGGTAAGGAGATCCGCGGCCTGCTGAATGAGCACGTGGCTCAGCTCTACGCCGACCTAGATGGAGGATTCAGTCACGCCGCCTGGCTGCTGCCCGGATGGTTGCCGCTGCCCAGCTTCAG AAAGCGGGACAAAGCTCACCGGGAGATCAAGAACATATTTTACAAGGTGATTCAGAAGCGAAGAAGCTCTGAGGAGAAAGTGGACGATATTCTGCAGACGCTTATGGATGCAACctacaa GGATGGCCGGCCGCTGTCAGACGACGAGGTCTCGGGCATGCTGATCGGCCTCCTGCTGGCCGGTCAGCACACGTCGTCCACCACCAGTGCCTGGTTGGGTTTTTTCCTGGCCAGGGACAAAGCCACACAGGAGCTTTGCTACGCTGAGCAGAGGGCCGTGTGTGGTGACCACCTGCCTCCGCTCCACCTGGATCAG ttgaaggATCTCAGCCTGTTGGAGCGTTGTTTGAAGGAGACTCTGAGGCTACGGCCACCCATTATGACCATGATGAGGATGGCTCGCTCTTCTCAG ACCACATCGGGCTTCACCATCCCCGCGGGCCACCAGGTGTGCGTCTCCCCGACCGTCAACCACCGACTGCAGGATACGTGGCGTGAGAGGACACGGTTCGACCCTGACCGCTACCTCCATGACAATCCCGCAGCCGGCGAGAAATTTGCCTATGTGCCTTTCGGAGCAG ggaGACATCGCTGCATTGGGGAGAACTTCGCCTACGTGCAGATCAAAACCATCTGGTCCACAATGCTGCGCCTATACGATTTCGACCTGGTGGACGGATACTTCCCCACCATCAACTACACCACTATGATACACACACCGCACAATCCCATCATCGCATATAAAAGAAGGAAACACTGA
- the LOC144037727 gene encoding 1-phosphatidylinositol phosphodiesterase-like has product MWCKVINFLLLLGVSHLSWGAIQRPDYDDTDTPEFFNPSWMASIPDERPLSEITMPGTHNTMALYGGVYAECQTWSLGLQLRAGVRFLDVRVRHVEGNLTIHHGVVYQHAHFGNVLEGVQDFLDSYPSETVLMRVKEELSESDNIYGAVVEYIRRYARWEMLWHSRLVPTMGQARGKLVILQDFFGPDLGMRYKSMDIADDWKVPTLLHVEEKWQSVYEHLEMAPTGNKDQIFLTYSSGAGVFAVPMAVAQRVNPQLYGYLKAKTDLNQRFGIICMDFPAAPMIQTIIDFQLEAGAGKMIQPVVQF; this is encoded by the exons ATGTGGTGCAAAGTCATCAACTTCCTGCTCCTTTTGGG CGTCTCTCATTTGAGCTGGGGCGCAATCCAGCGACCAGACTACGACGACACGGACACCCCGGAGTTCTTCAACCCGTCCTGGATGGCGAGCATCCCCGATGAGCGGCCCCTGTCCGAGATCACCATGCCTGGCACCCATAACACCATGGCTCTTTACGGCGGCGTCTACGCCGAGTGCCAGACGTGGAGCCTGGGTTTGCAGCTGCGCGCCGGCGTCCGCTTCCTGGACGTACGCGTGCGCCACGTGGAGGGCAACCTCACCATCCACCACGGGGTGGTGTACCAGCACGCCCACTTTGGCAACGTGCTGGAGGGAGTGCAAGACTTCCTGGACAGTTACCCGAGCGAGACGGTGCTGATGCGCGTCAAGGAGGAGCTGAGTGAAAGCGATAATATCTACGGGGCTGTGGTGGAGTACATACGGCGCTATGCCCGGTGGGAGATGTTGTGGCATAGCCGCCTGGTGCCCACCATGGGCCAGGCGCGAGGTAAGCTCGTCATCCTGCAGGACTTCTTTGGGCCAGACTTAGGGATGCGCTACAAGTCTATGGACATTGCTGACGACTGGAAG GTTCCCACGCTCCTGCATGTAGAGGAGAAATGGCAGAGTGTCTACGAGCACCTCGAGATGGCGCCCACGGGGAATAAGGACCAGATCTTCCTCACGTACAGCAGCGGCGCCGGCGTCTTTGCCGTCCCGATGGCTGTCGCACAACGTGTCAATCCTCAGCTGTATGGTTACTTAAAGGCCAAGACCGACCTGAACCAGCGCTTTGGGATCATCTGCATGGACTTCCCTGCTGCTCCCATGATTCAAACCATCATTGACTTCCAGCTTGAAGCAGGAGCGGGGAAAATGATCCAGCCCGTCGTGCAATtctaa